One Desulfobulbus propionicus DSM 2032 DNA segment encodes these proteins:
- a CDS encoding cyclic nucleotide-binding domain-containing protein, with the protein MLHLLSDFPFFRNIDHNGLNSVVQHFKRISYRKSDIILRKGDPGGAFFIVVTGQVDILNDAGIPISTLKAGEVFGEMSLICEENVGATVQASSDCQLLRASHHHFKSILQKYPTLQTYFTRLLAKRLTDANKIRSDDYASGMIGKLEEIPPEALFQTLNANHKTGILTITQLQKGTARFSLRQGALIKATYGGVKGETAFYEVLREKTGRFRFTPGLPPEDFDVPEIGYFMKLLMEGLQRIDERGPSRVH; encoded by the coding sequence ATGCTCCACCTCCTGAGCGATTTTCCCTTTTTTCGCAATATCGATCACAATGGCTTGAACAGTGTCGTGCAGCATTTCAAGCGGATCTCATACAGGAAAAGCGATATCATTCTCCGCAAGGGAGACCCCGGCGGCGCCTTTTTCATCGTTGTGACCGGCCAGGTCGATATTCTCAACGATGCCGGCATCCCCATCTCCACGCTCAAGGCAGGGGAAGTGTTCGGTGAAATGAGCCTCATTTGCGAAGAGAATGTCGGTGCCACCGTCCAGGCCAGCAGCGATTGCCAGCTTCTCCGTGCCAGTCATCACCACTTTAAATCGATATTACAGAAATACCCTACCCTGCAGACGTATTTCACGCGACTGCTTGCCAAACGACTGACCGACGCCAACAAAATCCGTTCCGATGATTACGCATCGGGGATGATCGGCAAGTTGGAGGAAATTCCGCCTGAGGCATTGTTCCAAACGCTGAATGCCAACCACAAAACTGGCATCCTCACCATCACACAACTCCAGAAGGGTACTGCTCGTTTTTCCCTCCGCCAAGGGGCATTGATCAAGGCCACCTATGGCGGAGTCAAGGGCGAAACCGCTTTTTATGAAGTGCTACGGGAAAAAACAGGCCGGTTCAGATTCACCCCCGGTCTTCCTCCCGAGGATTTTGATGTCCCTGAAATTGGGTATTTCATGAAACTGCTCATGGAGGGCCTTCAGCGGATCGATGAACGCGGACCTTCGAGGGTACACTGA
- a CDS encoding succinate dehydrogenase cytochrome b subunit, protein MSWFIQTCRSSLGKKYIMAFTGFMLGGFLLVHTIGNSTIFWGRSAFNAYAHHLHSLGIFVPIFEIGLYSIFFLHVITGIILFLENRKARGGKYAVETSAGGRTLGSKTMPYTGVAIFVFILIHLANFHFVEKTEVKTISDFVTEVLNNPFFTLIYGAGICLLFIHISHGFWSLLQTFGISHPKYDYPLRVITWALAGIMGGVFLLITFLMVISRNQLL, encoded by the coding sequence ATGTCGTGGTTCATTCAAACTTGTCGATCATCGTTGGGCAAAAAGTACATCATGGCTTTTACTGGGTTTATGTTGGGCGGGTTCCTGCTCGTTCACACCATAGGCAACAGTACAATTTTCTGGGGGAGAAGCGCGTTTAATGCCTACGCGCATCATCTTCATTCTTTAGGCATTTTTGTACCAATTTTTGAAATTGGCCTGTATTCGATTTTCTTCCTGCATGTCATCACCGGCATTATCCTGTTTTTGGAAAATCGCAAAGCCAGAGGCGGCAAATATGCGGTTGAAACCAGTGCCGGTGGACGTACGCTTGGCTCCAAGACCATGCCCTACACTGGTGTGGCTATTTTTGTTTTCATCCTCATCCATCTGGCAAATTTCCACTTTGTCGAGAAAACCGAGGTGAAGACCATCTCTGACTTTGTCACCGAAGTCCTGAACAACCCGTTTTTCACCCTTATTTACGGAGCAGGTATCTGCCTCCTCTTCATCCATATCAGCCACGGTTTCTGGTCACTGCTCCAGACCTTTGGCATCAGCCATCCGAAATATGATTATCCGTTGCGTGTGATTACCTGGGCACTTGCGGGCATCATGGGCGGCGTCTTTTTGTTGATCACCTTCTTGATGGTCATCTCCCGGAATCAATTGCTCTAA
- a CDS encoding fumarate reductase/succinate dehydrogenase flavoprotein subunit codes for MQLDAKIPEGPIAEKWDKCRFSNKLVNPANKRKYEVIIVGTGLAGASAAATLGELGYNVKSFCIQDSPRRAHSIAAQGGINAAKNYQGDGDSIFRLFYDTVKGGDFRAREANVYRLAQVSNNIIDQCVAQGVPFAREYGGTLANRSFGGAQVSRTFYARGQTGQQLLLGAYTAMMRQVATGKVKMYTRREMMDLVVVDGVAKGIIVRNLVTGEIEKYSAHAVVLATGGYGNVYFLSTNAMASNVTAAYRSYKRGAGFANPCFVQIHPTCIPVHGEFQSKLTLMSESLRNDGRVWVPKAKGDKRHPNDIPEDERDYYLERKYPSFGNLVPRDVASRNAKQACDEGHGIGETGLGVYLDFADAIKRDGLDVVMRKYGNLFHMYQKITDSDPTKEPMQIYPAIHYTMGGLWVDYHLMTTVPGLYATGECNFSDHGANRLGASALMQGLADGYFVLPYTIGNYLATVPPVPTNTNDPAFEAAANEVKDQIAKLLKNTKSGKGGQTVDHYHKELGKIMWDYCGMARKKEGLEYALKRIPEIRAEFWENVVVPGSGQELNQSLERAGRVADFLEFGELLVRDALQREESCGGHFREESQTEENEAKRDDANFSYVAVWEYKGQGTAPALHKEPLTFEYVTPSQRSYK; via the coding sequence ATGCAGCTTGACGCAAAGATACCTGAAGGACCGATAGCCGAAAAATGGGACAAATGCCGTTTTTCCAATAAACTCGTTAACCCTGCCAACAAACGCAAATACGAAGTTATTATCGTAGGAACCGGTCTGGCGGGCGCATCCGCCGCCGCGACGCTCGGCGAACTGGGCTACAATGTCAAATCGTTCTGCATCCAGGATAGCCCCCGGCGCGCTCATTCCATCGCAGCCCAAGGTGGCATCAATGCCGCCAAGAACTATCAGGGTGATGGCGACTCGATTTTCCGTCTGTTCTATGACACGGTCAAGGGTGGCGACTTCCGCGCTCGCGAGGCCAACGTCTATCGCCTGGCTCAAGTATCCAACAACATTATTGACCAGTGCGTGGCCCAAGGCGTGCCCTTTGCCCGTGAATACGGTGGAACATTGGCCAACCGCTCTTTTGGTGGTGCCCAGGTTTCCCGTACCTTCTATGCCCGTGGTCAGACGGGGCAGCAGTTGCTCCTTGGCGCCTACACCGCCATGATGCGTCAGGTCGCCACCGGCAAGGTAAAAATGTATACCCGTCGTGAAATGATGGATCTGGTTGTTGTTGACGGCGTTGCCAAGGGCATCATCGTTCGCAATCTGGTGACTGGCGAGATCGAGAAGTACTCGGCCCATGCGGTGGTGCTCGCCACCGGCGGATACGGCAATGTGTACTTCCTGTCCACCAACGCCATGGCCTCCAACGTCACCGCCGCTTACCGTTCCTATAAACGTGGTGCTGGTTTCGCTAATCCTTGCTTTGTCCAGATTCACCCGACGTGTATTCCGGTCCATGGTGAGTTCCAGTCCAAATTGACCCTGATGAGCGAGAGTTTGCGCAACGATGGCCGGGTATGGGTTCCCAAGGCCAAAGGCGACAAACGGCACCCCAACGACATCCCTGAGGATGAACGTGATTACTACCTCGAGCGGAAATATCCGTCATTCGGTAACCTCGTTCCCCGCGACGTTGCCTCTCGTAACGCCAAGCAGGCTTGCGACGAAGGCCATGGTATCGGTGAGACCGGATTGGGTGTGTACCTTGATTTTGCCGATGCCATCAAGCGCGACGGTCTGGATGTGGTCATGAGAAAGTATGGAAACCTGTTCCATATGTACCAGAAAATCACTGACAGCGATCCGACCAAAGAGCCGATGCAAATTTATCCGGCTATTCACTATACCATGGGCGGTCTCTGGGTCGACTATCACCTGATGACCACTGTCCCAGGTCTGTACGCCACCGGTGAGTGTAACTTCTCCGACCATGGAGCTAACCGCTTGGGTGCTTCCGCACTGATGCAAGGCTTGGCTGACGGGTATTTCGTCCTGCCCTACACGATCGGTAACTATCTAGCCACCGTTCCGCCGGTTCCGACCAATACCAACGATCCGGCCTTTGAGGCGGCGGCTAACGAAGTGAAAGATCAGATCGCCAAGCTTCTGAAAAATACCAAGAGCGGTAAAGGTGGGCAGACCGTTGATCATTACCATAAAGAACTGGGTAAGATCATGTGGGATTACTGCGGCATGGCTCGGAAAAAGGAAGGTCTTGAGTATGCCCTGAAGAGAATTCCCGAGATCCGCGCTGAATTCTGGGAGAACGTGGTTGTCCCCGGATCCGGTCAGGAACTCAACCAATCCCTGGAGCGTGCCGGTCGTGTCGCTGATTTCCTCGAGTTCGGCGAACTTTTGGTGCGCGATGCACTCCAACGCGAGGAATCCTGCGGCGGTCACTTCAGAGAAGAAAGCCAGACAGAGGAAAACGAAGCCAAACGTGACGATGCAAACTTCAGCTATGTAGCCGTTTGGGAGTACAAAGGACAAGGAACAGCCCCGGCGTTGCATAAAGAGCCGCTGACCTTTGAGTACGTCACTCCTTCACAGCGTAGCTACAAGTAA
- a CDS encoding succinate dehydrogenase/fumarate reductase iron-sulfur subunit, translated as MSSKTINIIVKIWRQNGPLAQGAFEEHALKDISTDSSFLEMIDVLNEWLTIKGLEPIAFDHDCREGICGMCGAVVNGTAHGPDKETTLCQLHMRRFKNGDTIVIEPFRSQGFPIVKDLIVDRSALDRIIAAGGYVSVNTGSPQDGNTILIPQHVAEQAMDAAACIGCGACAAACPNGTPMLFLGAKVSQFALLPQGQLEAKKRAINMVMQMDKEGFGNCGNERECENVCPKGITIRNIARLNREFLKASFTIDH; from the coding sequence ATGTCATCGAAAACGATCAATATAATAGTAAAAATTTGGCGACAGAATGGTCCTCTGGCTCAAGGCGCTTTTGAGGAACATGCTCTCAAGGACATCAGCACCGACAGCTCCTTCCTGGAAATGATCGACGTGCTCAACGAATGGCTGACCATCAAAGGTCTGGAACCCATCGCCTTTGACCACGACTGCCGTGAGGGTATTTGCGGTATGTGCGGTGCGGTGGTCAATGGTACGGCTCACGGCCCTGACAAGGAAACCACCCTGTGCCAGCTGCACATGCGCCGCTTTAAAAACGGCGACACCATTGTCATCGAACCCTTCCGCTCTCAGGGGTTCCCGATTGTCAAGGATCTGATCGTCGACCGCTCCGCCCTGGATCGGATTATTGCCGCTGGCGGCTATGTCTCGGTCAATACCGGCTCCCCCCAGGACGGCAACACCATTCTTATCCCGCAGCACGTGGCCGAGCAAGCCATGGATGCCGCAGCCTGCATTGGCTGCGGCGCCTGCGCAGCGGCATGTCCCAACGGAACCCCGATGCTCTTCCTCGGTGCAAAAGTTTCTCAGTTTGCCCTTCTGCCCCAAGGACAACTGGAAGCCAAAAAGCGGGCCATCAACATGGTTATGCAGATGGACAAGGAAGGTTTCGGTAACTGCGGCAACGAGCGCGAGTGTGAAAATGTTTGCCCGAAAGGTATCACCATCCGCAATATTGCTCGCTTGAACAGAGAATTTCTCAAGGCATCGTTCACCATTGATCACTGA
- a CDS encoding sensor histidine kinase: MKSIPRINYFIALSVYLVVIAWNIWWTFTWLYHQRLQDLAEEGASRLELYMTYLQGVLEKYEHLPELLANDRILIDLLNGHLGANEIDFLNQYLEKINRISHASDTYLMNSEGLTIAASNWQEPAPFVGQNFSYRPYFQQAMQGRLGKYFALGNTSSVRGYYFAYPVRHKEKILGVLSIKINIDTVEHNWGREEQTFLVTDPDGVIFLSTNQNWRFRTLAPLTESAHQRITDSRRYPNASLTALKMFTEESNDSGRIIQLSTSPHEKTREYLLQTKTMEQAGWNVHIFTDTWRVERFVFFVFIAMNAVLALSVLLSLLFKQRRQRINDLKCFEEQSRKVLQEANERLETRVTERTQELTEANTMLRKEIEDRKRMEIALRNTRSELTHAAKMAALGQMSAGISHELNQPLAAIRSYSDNGRLFLEKGRFDEAMWNLEQISELTERMAQIGVQLRQFSRKSSGQLSKVPLHGVIDGALEILNPILRKSDVWVKVVIDPPELDVRANHVLLQQVIVNLVSNALHAVEGMPHQEIKIRGYRQEGKVLLSVADSGPGISPEHLPHIFEPFYTTKQSGQGLGLGLTITERILHEMNGAIRVMENNGGAKFVCTLEEA, translated from the coding sequence ATGAAATCAATCCCTCGTATCAACTATTTCATAGCCCTATCAGTCTACCTGGTGGTCATTGCATGGAACATTTGGTGGACCTTTACGTGGCTCTATCATCAACGATTGCAGGATTTGGCCGAGGAAGGAGCCAGTCGACTCGAACTCTACATGACCTATCTCCAGGGCGTTCTCGAAAAATACGAACATCTGCCGGAACTCCTGGCCAATGACCGTATTTTGATCGACTTGCTCAATGGGCATCTCGGTGCCAACGAAATCGACTTTCTCAATCAATACCTTGAAAAGATCAACCGCATCAGCCATGCCTCGGACACCTACCTCATGAACAGCGAAGGATTAACCATCGCTGCCAGCAATTGGCAGGAACCCGCCCCCTTTGTCGGACAAAATTTCAGCTACCGCCCATACTTTCAACAAGCGATGCAAGGCCGGCTCGGCAAATATTTTGCGCTAGGCAACACCTCGAGCGTACGGGGGTACTATTTTGCCTATCCTGTCCGCCACAAGGAAAAAATTCTTGGTGTCTTGAGCATTAAAATCAACATCGATACCGTGGAACACAACTGGGGGCGGGAAGAACAAACCTTTCTTGTCACCGATCCCGATGGAGTCATCTTTTTATCAACCAACCAGAACTGGCGGTTCCGAACGCTTGCCCCACTCACCGAGTCCGCTCATCAACGGATTACCGACAGCCGCAGGTATCCGAATGCCTCCTTGACCGCCTTGAAAATGTTCACCGAGGAAAGCAACGATTCAGGCAGGATTATTCAACTCAGCACCTCGCCCCACGAAAAGACGCGGGAATACCTGCTCCAGACCAAAACCATGGAACAAGCGGGATGGAATGTTCATATTTTCACCGACACCTGGAGAGTAGAGCGTTTTGTCTTTTTTGTCTTCATAGCAATGAATGCGGTGCTCGCCCTCAGCGTTTTGCTGAGTCTGCTCTTCAAACAACGACGTCAGCGGATCAATGACCTCAAATGTTTTGAAGAGCAATCGCGGAAGGTACTGCAAGAGGCCAATGAACGACTTGAAACCAGAGTCACTGAACGCACTCAAGAATTGACGGAGGCCAACACCATGCTCCGCAAGGAGATTGAAGATCGCAAACGGATGGAAATCGCTCTGCGAAACACCCGGTCAGAACTCACCCATGCAGCAAAAATGGCCGCTCTTGGTCAAATGTCCGCGGGAATTAGCCATGAATTGAACCAACCGCTTGCCGCCATCCGTAGTTATTCCGACAATGGCCGTCTTTTTTTGGAGAAAGGACGGTTTGATGAAGCGATGTGGAACCTCGAACAGATCAGCGAGCTCACCGAGCGTATGGCCCAGATTGGCGTGCAGTTGCGACAATTTTCCCGTAAATCCAGCGGGCAGCTCAGCAAAGTCCCATTGCATGGAGTGATTGATGGTGCGCTGGAAATTCTTAATCCGATCCTTCGGAAATCCGATGTGTGGGTCAAGGTGGTCATTGACCCCCCTGAGCTCGATGTCCGTGCCAACCACGTTTTGTTGCAACAGGTCATCGTCAATTTGGTCAGCAATGCACTCCATGCGGTCGAAGGAATGCCGCACCAGGAAATCAAGATCCGAGGCTACCGCCAGGAAGGCAAGGTGTTGCTGAGCGTTGCCGACAGCGGGCCAGGCATTTCACCCGAACATCTACCCCACATTTTCGAGCCGTTCTACACCACCAAACAAAGCGGTCAGGGATTGGGACTCGGTTTGACCATCACCGAACGGATTCTCCATGAAATGAACGGCGCAATTCGAGTCATGGAAAATAACGGCGGGGCGAAATTCGTGTGTACTCTTGAGGAAGCATAA